A region of Pyxidicoccus parkwaysis DNA encodes the following proteins:
- a CDS encoding DUF2381 family protein — protein sequence MSPLPGLVLALLLLTSWTAAAQSPTERTVRVRRVPLTGIPIEVRVAPGIPTTLNFEADIDVQSVVLGATERVRLLAVAPRAITLVSVAELDAGVALHARFAEACLPSEPGFILRADAEEVDAQVTVYRDARAPELLRAQAAEWEARATTCESELATLRERGGVSLAALVLSGELDGRGVRVDSLQCEGGFRASGLECYGVMRFLSVVRVVVFIRLLNAPGHPVWRRGRAWLVSESSGERFEARVVALEPAAFAPGADGTLVLEFPRPPVDAGADFRLEAQDAEGTRHLSIAHVTMDALAEPAQGKKDGP from the coding sequence GTGTCACCACTTCCCGGGCTGGTTCTGGCGCTGCTTCTCCTGACGTCGTGGACGGCCGCGGCTCAATCACCCACCGAGCGCACGGTGCGCGTGCGGCGTGTTCCGTTGACGGGCATCCCCATCGAAGTGCGCGTGGCGCCCGGCATCCCCACCACCCTGAACTTCGAAGCGGACATCGACGTGCAGTCCGTGGTGCTGGGGGCCACGGAGCGCGTCAGGCTGCTGGCCGTGGCGCCACGGGCCATCACGCTCGTGTCCGTGGCCGAGCTGGACGCCGGGGTGGCGTTGCACGCGCGCTTCGCGGAGGCCTGCCTTCCTTCGGAGCCCGGCTTCATCCTGCGCGCGGACGCGGAGGAGGTGGACGCACAGGTGACGGTCTATCGGGACGCGAGGGCGCCGGAGTTGTTGCGGGCGCAGGCGGCCGAGTGGGAGGCGCGCGCCACCACGTGCGAGTCGGAGCTGGCCACGCTGCGCGAGCGCGGCGGCGTCAGTCTTGCCGCCCTGGTGCTCTCGGGTGAGCTCGACGGGAGAGGCGTCCGGGTGGATTCCCTTCAGTGCGAAGGGGGCTTCCGTGCCAGCGGCCTGGAATGCTACGGGGTGATGCGTTTCCTCTCGGTGGTGCGGGTCGTCGTGTTCATTCGCCTGCTCAACGCGCCAGGGCATCCGGTGTGGAGGCGGGGGAGGGCGTGGCTGGTGAGCGAGTCCAGCGGGGAGCGGTTCGAGGCGCGCGTCGTGGCCCTGGAGCCCGCGGCATTTGCACCGGGAGCGGACGGCACCCTCGTGCTGGAGTTTCCACGGCCACCTGTCGACGCAGGAGCGGACTTCCGGTTGGAGGCGCAGGACGCGGAAGGGACGCGACACCTCTCCATTGCGCACGTGACGATGGATGCCTTGGCTGAGCCCGCACAGGGGAAGAAGGACGGACCATGA
- a CDS encoding serine/threonine protein kinase, translating to MTTAQPLGFLRPGGFIDSFRIVRALGEGANGMVLLVKRRGRPFALKLARRREFSDDAGKTSARMTRELGCLIHLEHPNIIRARAWGRFPDLIGDYSYLVLDYVDGWTLAEWLEVARPTFSQVVRVFLKLADAVEYMHRQGVFHRDLSLSNVLIRKADGEPFIVDFGAGDFANAQELTEGPLPPGTHRFRAPEAMTFWAEHRQDFGARYPFHEKDDQYALAVCLYDALTDAEAATAAELRTVRRIPVNSPAMGSPPAPRAVNPRVPLALSELVARAVEHDTAKRLSTLEALRVALEALADAGGTEWEAPVFAPAEPPPCTAQAGAVPRGQARRRKVAAGVGAVGVAVVAALALLREPSPPPEPPAPRAPVGSQRSRPPDAPRPSPAPPAPSEVPSSAPVPPAQKESSTVSASKPPMRQPPPKSLRPAARPTFTPEFLARCAGLSLVAAAELGCPSSAQVRPERDTCPAEAREWMRQLQFDHGQEFPLWLDVMGQHEPGSRETRGLYRTGKYMGKYFGGNSGVVKDNWRVEGYLWTEGKLVAGRYTRLFPDAGALDTNGRPLPREIPVCIELGKRREHGAEKLEGSRPGVAELANIVVAHITYGEWSQP from the coding sequence ATGACCACCGCACAGCCCCTGGGATTTCTCAGGCCCGGCGGATTCATCGACTCCTTTCGCATCGTCAGAGCGCTCGGTGAAGGCGCCAACGGCATGGTGCTGCTGGTGAAGCGGCGCGGGCGGCCATTCGCCCTCAAGCTGGCGCGGCGCCGGGAGTTCAGTGACGACGCAGGGAAGACCAGCGCCCGCATGACCCGGGAGCTGGGCTGCCTCATCCATCTGGAGCACCCGAACATCATCCGCGCCCGGGCCTGGGGCCGCTTCCCCGACCTGATTGGGGACTACAGCTATCTGGTGCTCGACTACGTGGACGGCTGGACGCTGGCCGAGTGGCTGGAGGTGGCGCGCCCCACCTTCTCCCAGGTGGTGCGCGTGTTCCTCAAGCTGGCGGACGCAGTGGAGTACATGCACCGTCAGGGCGTCTTCCACCGGGACCTCTCCCTGTCCAACGTCCTCATCCGCAAGGCCGACGGGGAGCCCTTCATCGTGGACTTCGGCGCGGGCGACTTCGCCAACGCACAGGAGCTGACCGAGGGGCCTCTTCCGCCAGGAACCCATCGCTTCCGGGCCCCCGAGGCGATGACCTTCTGGGCGGAGCACCGGCAGGATTTCGGCGCCCGCTATCCCTTCCATGAGAAGGACGACCAGTATGCGCTCGCCGTGTGTCTGTATGACGCGCTGACGGACGCGGAAGCCGCGACGGCCGCCGAGCTACGCACCGTGCGGCGCATTCCCGTCAACAGCCCCGCGATGGGCTCTCCTCCCGCCCCTCGAGCGGTGAATCCGCGCGTCCCTCTGGCGCTCAGTGAGCTGGTGGCCCGGGCCGTGGAGCACGACACGGCGAAGCGGCTGTCCACGCTGGAGGCCCTGCGCGTCGCGCTGGAGGCCCTGGCCGATGCGGGCGGCACGGAATGGGAGGCTCCGGTCTTCGCGCCCGCCGAGCCACCCCCCTGCACGGCTCAGGCAGGTGCCGTCCCACGGGGGCAGGCCCGTCGGCGCAAGGTTGCTGCCGGCGTGGGCGCCGTGGGAGTGGCCGTGGTGGCCGCCCTCGCGCTGCTGCGCGAGCCGTCACCTCCGCCCGAGCCCCCAGCCCCGCGGGCGCCAGTCGGCAGTCAACGGTCACGGCCTCCGGATGCGCCGCGTCCTTCCCCCGCTCCGCCGGCTCCCTCTGAGGTACCGTCGTCGGCGCCCGTACCTCCTGCCCAGAAGGAATCCTCCACCGTGAGTGCCTCGAAGCCTCCCATGCGTCAGCCCCCGCCGAAGTCGCTCAGGCCCGCTGCCCGCCCCACCTTCACGCCGGAGTTCCTGGCCCGCTGCGCGGGGCTCTCGCTCGTCGCCGCGGCGGAGCTGGGGTGCCCCTCATCAGCCCAGGTGCGTCCCGAGCGCGACACCTGCCCGGCGGAGGCCCGGGAGTGGATGAGGCAACTGCAGTTCGACCATGGACAGGAATTCCCTCTCTGGCTCGACGTGATGGGCCAGCACGAGCCCGGCTCCCGGGAGACGCGGGGCCTCTACCGCACCGGGAAATACATGGGCAAATATTTCGGCGGCAATAGCGGGGTCGTCAAGGACAACTGGCGGGTCGAGGGTTACCTCTGGACGGAAGGGAAGCTGGTTGCGGGCCGGTACACCCGCCTGTTTCCCGATGCCGGAGCGCTTGACACAAACGGCAGGCCCCTGCCGCGCGAGATTCCTGTTTGCATTGAGCTTGGCAAGAGAAGAGAGCACGGAGCTGAGAAGTTAGAGGGCTCCAGGCCCGGGGTTGCCGAGCTCGCGAATATAGTGGTTGCCCATATCACCTATGGGGAGTGGAGCCAGCCTTGA
- a CDS encoding DUF5953 family protein produces the protein MAAIQTALNLIAYTPARTGDDRRPVSVVHALERTLPGLRLEWTITDDHQILHLPQRDAWLARARRDGGFPPVCNNDEQQPVMLSGMLRSSSSAPGGHALLEVHLELPLDGSGAAAADVLEAVAENARAFWGQASPSGFGSEVAQQLRHSAQRPESPPRGLPMLELPWHLSSPSIPFHLGWLNYGSADAARAIGFPDVDRDEDLLARARRTATGGWVVQLTDTPLDLDVPAHLDALKRAYARFPEIGGRSRP, from the coding sequence ATGGCAGCCATACAGACGGCTCTCAACCTCATCGCCTACACGCCGGCACGAACTGGAGATGACCGCCGGCCTGTGTCCGTTGTCCATGCCCTGGAACGCACGCTCCCCGGCCTGCGCCTGGAGTGGACCATCACTGACGATCATCAAATCCTCCACCTGCCGCAGCGGGATGCGTGGCTTGCCCGAGCCAGGAGAGACGGAGGTTTCCCACCCGTCTGCAACAACGACGAGCAGCAACCCGTGATGCTCTCCGGGATGCTGCGCTCATCGAGCTCCGCGCCAGGAGGCCACGCGCTGCTTGAAGTCCATTTGGAACTTCCGCTGGACGGGAGCGGCGCGGCGGCGGCGGATGTGCTGGAAGCAGTAGCGGAGAACGCTCGCGCGTTCTGGGGACAGGCATCGCCGAGTGGGTTCGGCTCGGAAGTCGCGCAGCAGCTGCGCCACTCCGCTCAGCGCCCCGAAAGCCCGCCACGCGGACTCCCCATGCTCGAGCTGCCGTGGCACCTCAGCTCACCCTCAATTCCGTTTCACCTCGGGTGGCTGAACTACGGGTCGGCCGACGCCGCGCGAGCCATTGGCTTCCCGGACGTGGACCGCGACGAGGACCTGCTCGCACGGGCACGGCGCACGGCGACGGGCGGATGGGTCGTGCAGCTCACGGACACGCCGCTCGACCTGGACGTTCCCGCCCACCTGGACGCGCTGAAGCGAGCCTACGCGCGCTTCCCGGAAATTGGCGGGCGCTCACGTCCCTGA
- a CDS encoding cytochrome c3 family protein yields MALFPQGTDEVFRGVLGLLAGVPVVGTLVVMVLARSPLGTATFEPVEQPVQFDHRHHAGDEGIGCRYCHESAWEGPYAGVPPTSRCMGCHAQIWNESPKLAPVRDSYFQDQPIPWNRVHRLPHFVFFNHSIHVHKGVGCVTCHGRVDQMPLVQKVAPLTMGWCLECHRDPEPYLRPPESVADMTWRPPGDARETGHQVRQALGVSPRTECYTCHR; encoded by the coding sequence ATGGCCCTCTTCCCTCAAGGGACTGATGAAGTGTTTCGCGGCGTGCTCGGCCTGCTGGCCGGGGTGCCCGTGGTGGGGACCCTCGTGGTGATGGTCCTGGCGCGCAGTCCCCTGGGCACCGCGACCTTCGAGCCCGTGGAGCAGCCCGTCCAGTTCGACCACCGCCACCACGCGGGGGACGAGGGCATCGGCTGCCGCTACTGTCACGAGAGCGCCTGGGAGGGCCCCTACGCGGGCGTGCCACCCACCAGCCGCTGCATGGGCTGCCATGCGCAAATCTGGAACGAGAGCCCGAAGCTGGCGCCCGTTCGCGACAGCTACTTCCAGGACCAACCCATTCCCTGGAACCGCGTCCACCGGCTGCCGCACTTCGTCTTCTTCAACCACTCCATCCACGTCCACAAGGGCGTGGGGTGTGTGACCTGCCACGGCCGCGTGGACCAGATGCCGCTCGTGCAGAAGGTGGCCCCGCTCACCATGGGCTGGTGCCTGGAGTGCCACCGGGACCCGGAGCCCTACCTGCGTCCGCCCGAGTCCGTCGCGGACATGACGTGGCGGCCTCCCGGTGATGCCCGCGAGACGGGGCACCAGGTGCGGCAGGCCCTGGGCGTTTCCCCTCGCACCGAGTGCTACACATGCCATCGCTGA
- a CDS encoding Fe-S-cluster-containing hydrogenase gives MPSLKDRYPLPVLADSPPAWRSLEERRAGTPEASPGEFPPDASSPPEGLSRRALLELAAFGAAAVGLSGCFRQPPEKVMPYSQQQPPEVTPGVPLHYATGLTLEGHVRGLVVRSHEGRPTKVEGNPSHPESLGAAGAHEQASLLGLHDPHRAKVVRHQGEPSNREALFARLEQLAARTDGGAGLRLLVEPTASPLWTRAYARVLERYPRARVVPFCTTDTGAAREGARLAFGRPLAVLPRFDAARTVVSLEDDFLSTLPGSPRTAREFVSARTPADMNRLWVVESHLSVTGTFSDHRLRASPSRVPLLARALAAEVGRALGRAELTGLAEGATALSDLERRWVAAAAKDLVAQGSRGLVVAGARQPAAVHALAHLVNEALGTQVRLVEETLSPAPDAAALPTLVEELRAGTVDTLLITAWNPLYRAPADVPLSEALSRVADTLYSALHDDETAAACAWSVPATHPYEAWEDGRAPDGTATILQPLIAPLVEAAVSPLDLVAAFTGELADSPHARLRALWREQGAVAEPAWEGWLAEGVIPGTRLPEVKARVDAAAVLAAVRALPAPGEGLEVHLVPDSKVHDGRFSANPWLQELPDPVTKLTWDNAALVSPATAARLGLERGARVRLEVRGRSLEAPVLVVPGHADDTVTLPLGYGRTRGGPVAEGVGFNAYALRFQDAPWSVADALLTRLEGHHDFALTQEHWRMEERPIALQTTQKAFEAQAKEMLEGFQEPAEHLFPPNPGQVQPPHRWAMAIDLNRCTGCSACVVACQAENNIPSVGKDQVRRGREMHWLRIDRYFMGPEEDPAVITQPLMCVHCEYAPCEYVCPVAATVHSDEGLNQMVYNRCIGTRYCSNNCPYKVRRFNFLDYTSKDTRARMYRNPSVSVRSRGVMEKCTYCVQRIESARITARVERRDIRPGEVNTACAQACPTGAIVFGDLDHEGSDVARLHEDPRHYALLHHLGTRPRTVHLIRLKNPSEELA, from the coding sequence ATGCCATCGCTGAAGGACCGATACCCGCTGCCGGTGCTCGCGGACTCGCCCCCCGCATGGCGCAGCCTGGAGGAGCGTCGCGCGGGCACGCCGGAAGCCTCACCGGGAGAGTTTCCCCCGGATGCGTCGAGCCCACCGGAGGGACTGTCGCGGCGGGCGCTGCTGGAGTTGGCCGCGTTCGGCGCGGCGGCGGTGGGCCTCTCCGGCTGCTTCCGTCAGCCGCCCGAGAAGGTGATGCCGTACTCGCAGCAGCAGCCTCCCGAGGTGACGCCGGGCGTGCCGCTGCACTACGCCACGGGCCTGACGCTGGAGGGCCATGTGCGGGGGCTCGTGGTGCGCAGCCACGAGGGACGCCCGACCAAGGTGGAGGGCAATCCCTCTCACCCGGAGAGCCTGGGGGCCGCCGGCGCGCACGAGCAGGCGTCGCTGCTGGGGCTCCATGACCCGCACCGCGCGAAGGTGGTGCGGCACCAGGGCGAGCCCTCGAATCGCGAGGCCCTCTTCGCCCGGCTGGAGCAGCTCGCCGCGCGCACCGATGGAGGCGCCGGGCTGCGGCTGCTGGTGGAGCCCACGGCCTCGCCGCTGTGGACGCGCGCGTATGCCCGCGTGCTGGAGCGCTACCCGCGCGCCCGCGTGGTGCCCTTCTGCACCACGGACACCGGCGCGGCCCGGGAGGGCGCACGGCTCGCCTTCGGCCGCCCGCTGGCGGTGCTGCCCCGCTTCGACGCCGCGCGCACCGTGGTGTCGCTGGAAGACGACTTCCTCTCCACGCTGCCCGGCAGCCCGCGCACCGCGCGCGAGTTCGTCTCCGCGCGCACGCCCGCGGACATGAACCGGCTGTGGGTGGTGGAGAGCCACCTCTCCGTCACCGGCACCTTCAGCGACCACCGGCTCCGCGCCAGCCCCTCGCGCGTGCCACTCCTCGCGCGAGCCCTGGCCGCCGAGGTGGGCCGGGCGCTGGGACGCGCCGAGCTCACGGGCCTCGCCGAGGGCGCCACGGCCCTGAGCGACCTCGAGCGGCGCTGGGTGGCGGCCGCCGCGAAGGACCTCGTCGCGCAGGGAAGCCGGGGCCTGGTGGTGGCCGGGGCGCGGCAGCCGGCGGCGGTGCACGCGCTCGCGCACCTCGTCAACGAGGCGCTGGGGACGCAGGTGCGCCTCGTGGAGGAGACGCTCTCGCCCGCGCCGGACGCGGCGGCGCTGCCCACGCTGGTGGAGGAGCTGCGCGCGGGCACGGTGGACACGCTGCTCATCACCGCGTGGAATCCCCTCTACCGCGCGCCCGCGGACGTGCCGCTCTCCGAGGCGCTGAGCCGGGTGGCGGACACGCTCTACAGCGCGCTTCACGATGACGAGACGGCTGCCGCCTGTGCGTGGAGCGTCCCCGCCACGCATCCGTATGAAGCGTGGGAGGACGGACGCGCGCCCGACGGCACCGCCACCATCCTCCAGCCCCTCATCGCTCCGCTCGTCGAGGCGGCGGTGTCCCCGCTGGACCTGGTGGCCGCCTTCACGGGAGAGCTGGCGGACTCACCGCATGCGCGACTGCGGGCGCTGTGGCGAGAGCAGGGCGCCGTCGCCGAGCCGGCATGGGAAGGCTGGCTCGCGGAGGGCGTCATTCCCGGCACGCGGCTTCCGGAGGTGAAGGCGCGGGTGGATGCGGCGGCGGTGCTCGCGGCGGTGCGGGCGCTGCCTGCTCCGGGGGAGGGGCTCGAGGTGCACCTCGTCCCCGACTCCAAGGTCCATGACGGCCGCTTCAGCGCCAATCCGTGGCTGCAGGAGCTGCCGGACCCCGTCACCAAGCTGACGTGGGACAACGCCGCGCTGGTGAGCCCGGCCACCGCCGCGCGTCTGGGATTGGAGCGGGGGGCTCGCGTGCGGCTGGAGGTGCGAGGCCGCTCGCTGGAGGCTCCGGTGCTGGTGGTGCCGGGACACGCGGACGACACCGTGACGCTGCCCCTCGGTTACGGGCGCACGCGCGGCGGCCCCGTGGCGGAGGGCGTGGGCTTCAATGCCTATGCACTGCGCTTCCAGGACGCGCCGTGGTCCGTCGCGGACGCCCTGCTCACCCGGCTGGAGGGCCATCACGACTTCGCCCTCACGCAGGAGCACTGGCGCATGGAGGAGCGGCCCATCGCCCTCCAGACGACGCAGAAGGCCTTCGAGGCCCAGGCGAAGGAGATGCTCGAGGGCTTCCAGGAGCCGGCCGAGCACCTGTTTCCGCCGAACCCCGGGCAGGTGCAGCCGCCCCACCGCTGGGCCATGGCCATCGACCTGAACCGGTGCACGGGCTGCAGCGCGTGCGTGGTGGCGTGCCAGGCGGAGAACAACATCCCCTCGGTGGGGAAGGACCAGGTGCGGCGCGGGCGGGAGATGCACTGGCTGCGCATCGACCGGTACTTCATGGGCCCGGAAGAGGACCCGGCGGTCATCACCCAGCCGCTGATGTGCGTGCACTGCGAATACGCGCCCTGCGAGTACGTGTGCCCGGTGGCGGCCACCGTCCACTCGGACGAGGGGCTCAACCAGATGGTCTACAACCGCTGCATCGGCACGCGGTACTGCTCCAACAACTGCCCCTACAAGGTCCGGCGCTTCAACTTCCTGGACTACACCAGCAAGGACACGCGGGCCCGGATGTACCGCAACCCGAGCGTGTCGGTGCGCTCGCGCGGAGTCATGGAGAAGTGCACGTACTGCGTGCAGCGCATCGAGTCCGCGCGAATCACCGCCCGCGTGGAGCGCCGTGACATCCGCCCCGGCGAGGTGAATACCGCCTGCGCGCAGGCGTGCCCCACGGGCGCCATCGTCTTCGGGGACCTCGACCACGAGGGCTCCGACGTGGCCCGCCTGCACGAGGACCCGCGCCACTACGCGCTCCTGCACCACCTGGGCACGCGCCCGCGAACCGTGCACCTCATCCGGCTGAAGAACCCCTCGGAGGAACTGGCATGA
- the nrfD gene encoding NrfD/PsrC family molybdoenzyme membrane anchor subunit, which produces MSEPAPKAPVLADPLVQHPLIEGRYTGAELGESLLRPVLRPPGWGWWALLGLCSALTVLFVVAIGITLFVGVGTWGIHIPVAWAFAITNFVWWIGIGHAGTLISAILLLFAEKFRSSVNRLAEAMTLFAVSCAALFPLLHLGRPWKFYYLIPYPSVLRVWPQFRSPLTWDVVAISTYLLVSILFWYMGLVPDLATARDTAKETWKRRAWGLLSLGWRGSAKHWLRWRTGYMLLAGLATPLVVSVHTIVSFDFAVAQLPGWHTTIFPPYFVAGAIFSGLAMVMSLLLPARRVLRLHHVVTEAHLDALARLLLVSGLFVAYGYVQEHFFGWYSGNPEEMHAMEILRTGPYAPAFWIVITCNVLVPQLFWNARLRASPVVLWVASLLVNVGMWLERFLIVVSPLSEDFLPSSWRHYVPTWVDVSLLVGSLGFFGLGFLLFLKLLPPVPISEVKQLQHELDASEAFAREVSMKAGAPGGGP; this is translated from the coding sequence ATGAGCGAGCCCGCTCCCAAGGCACCGGTGCTGGCGGACCCGCTGGTGCAGCACCCGCTCATCGAGGGGCGCTACACGGGCGCGGAGCTGGGTGAGTCGCTGCTGCGGCCGGTGCTCCGTCCTCCCGGCTGGGGCTGGTGGGCGCTGCTGGGGCTGTGCTCGGCGCTGACGGTGCTGTTCGTGGTGGCCATCGGCATCACGCTGTTCGTGGGCGTGGGGACGTGGGGCATCCACATCCCGGTGGCGTGGGCCTTCGCCATCACCAACTTCGTGTGGTGGATTGGGATTGGCCACGCCGGCACGCTCATCTCCGCCATCCTGTTGTTGTTCGCCGAGAAGTTTCGCAGCTCCGTCAACCGGCTGGCGGAGGCGATGACGCTGTTCGCCGTGTCGTGCGCGGCCCTCTTCCCGCTGCTGCACCTGGGGCGGCCGTGGAAGTTCTACTACCTGATTCCGTACCCCAGCGTGCTGCGCGTCTGGCCGCAGTTCCGCTCGCCGCTCACGTGGGACGTGGTGGCCATCTCCACGTACCTCCTCGTGTCCATCCTGTTCTGGTACATGGGCCTGGTACCCGACCTGGCCACCGCGCGGGACACCGCGAAGGAGACGTGGAAGCGCCGCGCCTGGGGGCTGTTGTCGCTGGGGTGGCGGGGGAGCGCGAAGCACTGGCTGCGCTGGCGCACCGGCTACATGCTGCTGGCGGGACTGGCCACGCCGCTGGTGGTGTCCGTGCACACCATCGTCTCGTTCGACTTCGCGGTGGCGCAGCTCCCGGGGTGGCATACCACCATCTTCCCTCCGTACTTCGTGGCGGGCGCCATCTTCTCCGGCCTGGCCATGGTGATGTCGCTGCTGCTCCCCGCGCGGCGCGTGCTGCGCCTGCACCACGTGGTGACGGAGGCGCACCTGGATGCGCTGGCGCGGCTGCTGCTCGTGTCCGGGCTCTTCGTCGCGTACGGCTACGTGCAGGAGCACTTCTTCGGCTGGTACAGCGGCAATCCGGAGGAGATGCACGCGATGGAAATCCTGCGCACCGGCCCGTATGCGCCGGCGTTCTGGATTGTCATCACCTGCAACGTGCTGGTGCCGCAGCTCTTCTGGAATGCCCGGCTGCGCGCGTCGCCGGTCGTCCTGTGGGTGGCGTCGCTGCTGGTCAACGTGGGCATGTGGCTGGAGCGCTTCCTCATCGTCGTGTCGCCGCTCAGCGAGGACTTCCTGCCTTCGAGCTGGCGGCACTACGTACCCACCTGGGTGGACGTGTCGTTGCTGGTCGGCTCGCTGGGCTTCTTCGGCCTGGGCTTCCTGCTGTTCCTCAAGCTGCTGCCGCCGGTGCCCATCAGCGAGGTGAAGCAGCTGCAACACGAGCTTGATGCGTCCGAGGCCTTCGCGCGCGAGGTGTCGATGAAGGCCGGGGCGCCGGGAGGCGGGCCGTGA
- a CDS encoding DUF3341 domain-containing protein, with protein MKRWLLGEFKSPERLREAARALRSRGFTQLDALTPFPVEGIDEVLELKPSRLPLLGLVAGVSGAIGAYVVQWFTQAVDWPLNVGARPLHSGPAYIPITFETAVLASASALFFGVFFTCGLPRVTHPFFDVESFRSASIDGFWVAVAVEDDAGVDAADAALRELGAAQVARVEEGA; from the coding sequence GTGAAGCGGTGGCTGCTGGGAGAGTTCAAATCTCCGGAGCGGTTGCGGGAGGCGGCGCGCGCGCTGCGCTCGCGGGGCTTCACTCAGCTGGACGCGCTGACGCCCTTTCCCGTGGAGGGCATCGACGAGGTGCTGGAGTTGAAGCCCTCGCGGCTGCCGCTGCTGGGGCTCGTCGCGGGCGTGAGCGGGGCGATTGGAGCGTACGTGGTGCAGTGGTTCACCCAGGCGGTGGACTGGCCGCTGAACGTGGGCGCGCGGCCGCTGCACTCCGGGCCCGCCTACATTCCCATCACCTTCGAGACGGCGGTGCTGGCGTCGGCGTCGGCGCTCTTCTTCGGCGTGTTCTTCACGTGCGGGCTGCCCCGGGTGACGCACCCCTTCTTCGACGTGGAGTCCTTCCGCAGCGCCAGCATCGACGGCTTCTGGGTGGCGGTGGCCGTGGAGGATGACGCCGGAGTGGACGCGGCGGACGCGGCCCTGCGCGAGCTGGG